The genomic window CATCTTCTGTGGAAAAGATGACTGAATGACCATTTCATTAAGACAGATTCTTAATATTGCTGAACTGCCTGATGCAAACACCTTAAGATCTTTTAGGCTCTGCTATTCAGAAGGGACTTCATATGAAGAGTTTGGAATTGGGGACTTTCTCTTCCCAATTACTCAAATCTCAGGTGACCATAACAATTATCTTCATGCCTTTCAGTGCACAAATTAATTCCACTGAAATGCCATTTGGAGATGCCCATTGAAAACAGAAACATTTCATCAAGTATAGACACAAGGTGATGATGCAATTGGTACAAAGAACAGATCTGATGGGCAGAGAGCTAAATTAACTTAAGCACAGTGATGTCAACAGGTATCAGCGTGGCTTGCTTTGCTGGGTCATGGTCCTCTAGTCTGGGTAGCAAGATATAGATCCCTCCCACTATTGGAAAGAAGCATCTGCAATCTGCACTCACACTCCAAGGTGAGACAtgaattaaaaatggaaataagGTCCACATCTTTATTAACTTATTAGATCTAAAACAAAACATAGCTGATTTAACAGCCTACTTCAAAGCCTTATAGTTCAAGGTTAGAACATGGTGATCGCTCCTGCTGTTTGCTTTCTTTAGTTGACCTCATCCTGGCTCAGAACCTTGAATTTGACCTTAAAGTGATTATGGCTCATAATTCCAGTCCACATAAGCAAGTGCCGTGGGGGAAAGCTGTAATCCTTTGGGATCAATGACTACAGTGGTGCGcattctcccctttctttccagTTAGTACTGCATGTTTATGTCTGAGTCCACATGCATGTTACTGCTCCAACATGCACTTCCATGAGAGGAACAAAACATTCAGCACACAGACAGAGGCACATTTGTTTAAATGTGTGTATACCCTTCATCTTTATTCCCAATAAATAATTTTCTGCAATAAGATACTCTCAGAAGATTGATTTATTAAAAGGAAAAGACACACAGTACATAGCTTTTAAACACTGAGTTACACCCATAAATACATTCACACACTCTATTCCAAAGAATAAAGAAATCCTAAAGGTATGCAAAAGAAAAGTGTTGAAGATCAGCAGGAAATAGAGACGGGGCAAAGatttataccaggcataggcaaccttcggctctccagatgttttggcctacaactcccatgatccttagctaacaggaccagtggtcagggatgatgggaattgtagtccaaaacatctggagagccaaaggttgcctatgcctgatttatacCTTTCCAGAAGACAAGCAAGACACAAAGTCAGGGTTATGATTCTGTGCTTTGTTATGTGGATTAAGCCCTCTCCTTTTTCTATCTGTAACCTTGCATTTTGGTTGGACAATAGAGGTATCTCACCTTCTCCTGGTCTGTGCTGCATGGAGATGCCAACTGAGAAAATTGGTTAGAGTTTTGTGTTGTGTACAGTTGCAGCAAGATGTTACGTTGCTAACTTGCCATTGAAAATGCTTGAGTATATTTTGAGGTCTCACTATGTGAACAGAAGGGGTTCTAGGAGGGAACTTGCTTACTCACAAGCATGACTTTACAAAATTCCCCTGAAGCATGCTTATTCCTTCCAATGTGCTACCATGCTGTTGTGATATATTGTTGGATGAAGAGGGCAATATCTGTCTTTCTGAAACCACAAGTCCTGTCCCTTGGGTTGGGGTTGCACATCCATCCAAGAGAAGCAAGtgtcatttatttgtttgaagCCATGGTGACTCCCTAAGGGAAATGATAACCTCACCTTGCTGGCCGTTTTCGAGCTGATTCTTCTTGCAAACCAGGGTGCTGCACGTGACAGACCATAGAAACTgtgctgatggtcaggggtaGTTTTACAAAGGACTGACTGGAAACCATGCAAGCAGGAAATGATCCCACACAGATCCATAGAGATGAACCAGGTGAAAAGTCTAGGCAAGTACATCTCATACTGGAAAGCCAGAAGCAGCAGTTTTGGGCAAGCATCTCTTCATAATCTGATGCCACAGGGTGCTAACCACTGCATCCTGCACTTTTCTCTGTCCACAAGAGGAAGCTAACCTAGCCTAGCATCCCTCACCCCATCCGGCTCCAAAGCACCCCATAGACCTTGCTGCAGATCCCTCAAGAACCAATCACAGAGCTAAAGGGAAGTAGGCACTTCATCATCTATGAAGAGGTGAGGCagtgagtttatttatttaattcatgaATTTATAGGCCACACATTCATAAAAAAATATAACAAGGTGGAATACAACATGTAAAAGCAAGGTTAACAAAGATATCCATTTAAAAGCATTCTTTAAAACACCAATAAATACTGATTGGATTATAAAAGAAATTAATGTTGCAATGGTCTGTCCAAACAAGGAAGTCTTCAAGAGACATCTGAAAGAAGGGAGGAATGGTTTCCGTTGAATCTCTGCAGGCAAGTAATACCACAGGTCAGGGCCTGCCACACTAAAATCTCTATCCCTAGAGGTGACCAACCCTAGGGATATGAGGAACCAACAGAAATTCTCACCTGGAGGATCTTAGTGGGTGTTGTTTTGATGACAATGATGTCATGCTAGGCCTGCCAAAGACTTGCATGTAAGAGGAGCACCGATCTCACAATTAAcacccacctggaagcacccaaagTGCATAATTTATGCTTCAGCGGAAATGCCTTTCTTCCTCACGATCCTTTTCAGAGCTGCCTTCACCTCCTTATTCCTCAGGCTGTAGATCAAAGGGTTCACCATGGGGATCACCACTGTATAAAAGACAGCAGCAACTTGGTCCTGGGCACCAGCGTCACTTGAGGTGGGCTTCAGGTAGATGAAAAGGATGGTGGTATAGAACAAGGTGACAGCCATCATATGGGAGCCACAGGTAGATAAGGTTTTCTTGCGTCCCTCAGATGAGCTGATCCGACGGATGGTGATGAGGATATAGATGTAAGAGATGAGGATGGTGAGGAATGAACAGAGACCTATCAGGGAAGAGATCACGAATAGCAGGATGTGGTTGAGCATTGTATTGGAGCAAGCAAGCTTCAGTATTAAGGGTACATCACAAAAGAAGTGGTTAATGACATTAGAGCCGCAGAAAGGAAGACGGAAGACGGTGTTTGTGTGTATCATGCCGTTGGCACACCCCGCCAGGTATGAAGCCAGCACAAGCCAAATGCAGACCTTCCTAGACATGACAACTGGGTAAAGCAATGGGTTGCAGATTGCTACATAACGGTCATAGGCCATGGCTGCTAGCAAGAGACACTCTACAGTGGCAAAGACAGCATAGAAATAAAACTGGGCAGCACAGCCAGTGAACGAAATGGCTTTCTTCTCAGCCAAGAAATCTGCCAGCGTTTTGGGGACGATGACAGTGGAGTAACAGAGATCTGAGAAGGACAGGTTgctgaggaagaagtacatgggtgtCTGAAGGTGGCGGTCAAGGTGAATCAGTGCTATCATCCCAAGATTTCCCAGAAGAGTGATCGCGTAGATGGTCAGAAACACTGCAAAGAGGGAAATGCGGAGCACAGGGCTGTTTGTGAATCCGGCAAGAATGAATTCTGAAACTGTGGTTTGATTCCATTGGGCCATCATAACAGAACACAAAACCTGTAGAACAATGGAGAGAAACAATGGTGATGCCTTAAACTTGGTTGAAAACTAACACTATCTCAACTATTGCTGCTACAGACTATACCTGTCATTCTCCTGATCAGCTGGTACGATGGAAAATGTAGTAAATGGATACGCAAATTtatgggtttttaaaatgtatatattctttattgaaagataaaaaaataatgtcTTTGCTGAGCACTTTACATCTGTTTAGATGAATGTTGGATTAACTGATGCATAAATGTGGGCAGCTGCCTGTCTTTTCCCTAGGCAGGAAACAAAATGCTTAGGAAGcttgtgtgtgcatttatttatttattttacatcatTTGCATAGCGGCCAGTTAGCAATGTCCTCTGGATGGTTAACAATAAAAGTTAACAATGATCAACAAGAAACtctaaaagaaaacagaataaaaatacagtgcaaaaaaaaaaattaacacaacTAACTAGAACTAGcaagagcaaaatatacattaaaacacacaatcaTAAAGCACTAAGAAGTATCAGGACCATAAAGATACACTTCCTAAGTGTGAAAGACCAAAGGACTCAATTCCAGCTCGATCAGGCATTTAAATCTTAAGGATTTTATCCAGCTAAGCTACCAGGGGCCACATAGGTCATCTGCCCTCTGATTAAAGTTGGATGCTACctttaatcttttaaaatattgtcaAGGCAATAATATTCAGTATCAGTGTGCACATTTAACATGTTTACACCATTTGGTTTGCAAGGTAATTTTTGCCAACCCATGCTCACCTGCTCTTTATCTGATGTCATATGTGAAACTGAGTGTGGAGCTAGGAAAGAAGTGGCTGGACAAAAAATGGGTTTTGCAGGCATCTGCACAAAGCTCAGCCCTTGCCTAGAGCTGAGTGCGGTGCTTTGAAACCCCAACAACCACCTGGTTTTCGGGGCTTCAAAGCACCACACAGGGCTCTGTGCTGAGCTTTTGAATCCTGGTTATCATCTGATCACGGGGGCTTCAAAGTACTGCACATATGTTTGCACCTGCAAGGCTTACTTTCAAAGCATGTGGCTCGAATGTGGCTCATGCAGGTGGGGGAGATTCAGTTctggcttgttttatttatttataaaaaatatttatatgctgctataTTATTTaattcaaagcagtttgcaatgatatctatatataataaaaacactgACAATAAAATTTGTTGGCCAGATCCAGTGACCTTATTTCCCCACATTCAGTTCTTACATTCCCTCTGTAAGAATCTGTTACTCAGAACCTAGGAAACAATCTTCTGCTCTTAAGGGAACAAATCCTCCTCTACATTTGGGAACTCAAAATCTCCCTGTTATAGCCTACCATAGTTTAAGGCCTGACCAAATGAAACAAATGCATGCGTTGACTTAGCAGTGTGCCAGTGAGGAAAGCCAATCCTGGAGTCCATTTTAACTGCTGGATGAGATAATAGGCTGATTTGCTAGTGGAAGCCAGTGTAAGGGCCcctgctagtgcaatggggctttccccctatCCTTCTCACATGGGTGCCCTCTAATTTGCCTTGCAGGGTTGAGagaacacccagaacagtgtatggaggaagggggggggacacattccTTTGGCCAAGCAGAActgcttgcactgatgggaaaATCAAGTTAGTGCAACGTTCAGCCCAAAATCTACAACTTTGCTTTCAAAACAgagtgttataggaattctaaggtcttatatatatataaaaaataaatgttcataaatgtacaaggcaaacacatgcataagcatataaaccacgtgtctgaaatagtacaggagaacaatcctgaagccattttaactctcccaaattgacctcaaatatttctctgcaaggaggaaggaaatgggaaaagctttccaattgtctttggactgtaggggcttacacttccctgtaaatacagtctggcaagtatctgttaagctgagcacactatcattatgcgtaagagattcaggaactatcatcccaaaggaatggccaggctactcagAAAAGGCAATcggataaggcattatcaggtatcctggcagacaggagagaagcaacacactcaaatttctgctggggaccacctctttctgtgatgtatatatagtgttttgggggggggtggtcctgagctacagggtaggcaatttcaaaaatctatataagagctgaccaaactgcaggaggcagtggaagacaggagtgcctggcgtggtctggtccatggggtcatgaagagtcggacacgactaaacgactaaacaacaacaacaaatgtaagagcttgcacaccattgttctgggttcctctcctccctccctgcatggGGTGAGTGGGGGacactgttgcaacagtttaataaagatcatgcttactagctgctttgcttctcaatattctctggttggcctctgttattttctcctacagatacagaacctacaaaaggaccctatttgggctcttggataccccataagggaaaaaggaGCTGTTTTTTCCCTTATAACACAGGGTCACTCACTAATCTGTCTAGAATTTGTGCTCTAACTTTCCTTAGTCTTCTGCCTCCATTACCTGGCCGATTGCTAAAGAAATATTTTCAAACCACATTTCTTCTTTAGGTTGTTATTCTGGAGGCAGTATCAGAGATATTTAAACTTACCAGCTTGTGTTCCTGTCTGGTTCTGAGATCTTCGCTTATGTGCTGAGTGTTTTGCTTATTCCCACACTGATTTTGGGTTCTGGTTCTGGGCGTAGCATCCTTGTCTCTTCTATGGAAAGAAATTCTGCCTTCGCTCCATGCCTTTCTACCTCTACTCAGTCATAAATTTCTTAaatctctgcatgcaaagcaaactgCTTCCTACATATAGCATTGCGTCCCACGGACAGGAGTCTTTATATCGAGACTTTGCAGCGTGGGGACCTATTCCCTGAGGATTTCTGGTCTTAGAAGCACACAGGGACAAAACTGTTGGAGTGACAGTCAATGATTAGTTTGCTTATGCGgagatgaaaggaaaacaaattaaaTGTCCAGGTTTGATTTTGGAAGATTCAGTTAGTTCAGACTGCAGCTGCCAGAACACCGAGGGGACTGAGGTGCTCAGATTCTGTTAACACCATAACTGTACTGGTTGATGCTTTaattccaagcccaattcaaagtgctggtttttatcttcacattttaaaatggtttgtgCCCAAGCTATTTCATGGTCTTCCTGCACCCATATCAGGCTGCTTGCATGCTGAGATCTACAACAGAGACCTTCCTTGTGTGCCCACTACCTAGATCAGTGAGGCTGATCTACAAggaagagggccttttctgtggtggccccatgACTTTcaaactccctgccactggacaGGCTCCCATGCTTCAAGCCTTTCAGAAGACCATGACATGACTGATGTTTTATGGTCTGGATTGTGACTTGTTATTGCTCTACAAAGTGTTTTAATTGACCGACTGAACATTTTTATTGGCTGTTCTCTTGTGGggaggggtggttttttattgttgatattttgaaaatgttattGTTCCAACCTATCTTGGATtggtatttattatttaaatttgtatgccgctgCTTCATATAAATCTGCCCAGGGGAGTTCACAAcagaacaacaaaaatgcaaatcatCACTACAATGCAAAGCAAATACAAAATCATTTCAAAGCATAACAGCAACCTAACAAATAGCTCAGTTTGAGTACTAGGAACATTTTATATTTGAAGCCATCATAAAATAAACTATCAGTTAATAACAAATATGATCAACATTACAGCATACCAACAATAATATAACCAGCAACCACTGTGTGGCAGTACTATACCAAATGATACAAAAAACCTAACCAAGTGTATAAAATGTTTCATTAAACTATTTTTTAAGAAGTGCACACAATTCCTAGCAGCTTATAAAATACATagcaattaaaattaataaacacaAAGCAATGAATAAAGGATGTTTAACAAAAAGTAGCCAATTAAAGTACCTAATTTAGAAAAGAGGTAGTGAGTCTTTGGCCCTTTGgttgttgttggaccacaactctcatcagccccagccagcattgtcatggttagggatgatgggagatgtagtcctaTTGTACCTGGCGGGTCACAGGTTTGCCTGCCTGTTTTAGAGGTACTGCTACTGTATTGGTGATATTATATTGAACTTTTGCCCTGAATGTGCTGTTAGGTGCTCAAAACTATTTAGATCAGTGATCACTTGCAAaaccagtgtgtatgtgtgttcttAAGGCATTGTGATGCTACTTATACATAGGAATTTGAGAACATTCCACCATTAAGAGAGAATGTACTATGTAAATATAGACTCGGGATGGATGAATCAGTCTGCTTTCAATCTCTTTCTGTTTTCCATCTAATTTCTACATTTTTGTAAAAAAGCGTAAGTAAAGGtcaaggtaaaagacccctggatggttaagtccagtcaaaggcgactatggggttgtggcgctcatcttgctttcaggctgagggagctggcgtttgcccacagacagctttccgggtcatgtggccagcgtgactaaaccacttttggcgcaatggaacactgtgacagaaacagagcgcacggaaacgccttttacctttccgccacagcagtacctatttatctacttgcactggcttgcttttgaactgctaggttggtaggagctgagacagagcaacaggagctcaccccattgcagggattcgaaccgctgactgatgggagggcattccacagggcgggcgtcactactgagaaggccctctgcctggttccctgtaacctcacttctcggagtgagggaactgccagaaggccctcggagctggacctcagtgtctgggctgaacgatgggggtggaaatgctccttcaggtatactgggccactCCTGCTCATTATTTCTTGAACAACAAACAATGATGCAGCGCCAAACTATATGATAAAAATCATGTCTCATTCTGACCTAGGGCCAGGATAATCCTTAGACAAAGATGATTTTCAAGCGTTGGgacagatgggggtggggaacgcTGGCTTTAGACAAATATATGCTATCATTTCTGCAAGCTGTGCTTCAGCAAACAACCTCCCCTTCCACACCAATCACACTTCATATACGGTACCCCGCTTTTATCCACTAAGCTGCAACAGCAACAGCCTGGTGCTGGACCAACACATGCCCCTCCCATCTTCCATAGTTTAAAATGAACTAGGCCCCTGTCAAGAATCCTTGGCTTTGTGCAGAGCTATTTTTCAATATAAataagaggtgccggaactcaccatgaaccttgttctcttataatggcaatgccgccccctgagaggtgccagaactgagttccagtgattaatggctggaaaaaagccctgtgtaTAATGCAATGTTATCTTATCATAcattgtttttattacattttcattaGCTGCCCTGACAGTGTCAAACAGGTGGGAAGCCTGATCGTGTTGAAGGTAGAGCATCAACGTAACGGGTGGAGTCCAACATGCTAAATGAAGATTctattagtgcaaggatttctgcttctgcaatgGAACTTTatccccccctcttctccccctgtgcCCTCCCAAATTGTTTTTGGGGTTTCCCCAACACTCCAGAGCAGGTTGGGGGAGGGCAAAGAGCATATAAGAGACAGGGAGAAGAGTGAGGGAAGTCcagctgcacaagcagaaatccctgCACTGACAGGGCAGGTTAGTTGTAtacagaaatgaatgaatgaatgaatgaatgaatgaataaataaatatacaaacaaaaaacaaacaaacaaacaaacaaacaaagcaagcaagcaagcaagcgttTAGGAGTGTCACAAAATCATCCCAGATGTGTTTCACATTCCCCAGTGGCAAATCTTTCAGATAGTTTGGCTTGCATTTTATTTCACCAAGTAATTGGTAGGAATCAATGTTCATATGGGTCTGAAGTCCTTTAGGGATAAGGTCCCAAAGCCAAGACTTTCCTCAATGGGATCGTCTTCTCCTTCTTAGTTCCAAAGAGAGCAAAAGAAACAACATCGCTTTGCTGTGATTATAGGAAGCTTCTATATTATttagaggttttttggggggcaggattTTAATTTCCTTACTCTGGCAGAAGCATTTTGCTGTGTGCTCCACAGAGAGAAACCCATCAAGCAACCAGCattaaactggaaagaaacagaatgacaaaatgctgaagatgcaacaGAACGAAAAGAAAGCAAGTACGTGCAGGTGCATTTCTAAGTCTAAGCGATGTAAGAAGCACAGTGTGGTTACTAGCAGGCTAATTTTTAAGCAGCTCTGTGTTTTTGCTTGCTGCAATATGCTTTAGTTACCAATATCCCTCCAGAAGCAGCTGTGagagaaccattttttttttaaaaaaatgaactgatTGGATATTTAGAGCAGTACTGAACAAAAGTCTGCAGAAATAGCATGAGTGATACTTCACAAGAG from Lacerta agilis isolate rLacAgi1 chromosome 1, rLacAgi1.pri, whole genome shotgun sequence includes these protein-coding regions:
- the LOC117051802 gene encoding olfactory receptor-like protein OLF1 isoform X2 — translated: MWFENISLAIEFILAGFTNSPVLRISLFAVFLTIYAITLLGNLGMIALIHLDRHLQTPMYFFLSNLSFSDLCYSTVIVPKTLADFLAEKKAISFTGCAAQFYFYAVFATVECLLLAAMAYDRYVAICNPLLYPVVMSRKVCIWLVLASYLAGCANGMIHTNTVFRLPFCGSNVINHFFCDVPLILKLACSNTMLNHILLFVISSLIGLCSFLTILISYIYILITIRRISSSEGRKKTLSTCGSHMMAVTLFYTTILFIYLKPTSSDAGAQDQVAAVFYTVVIPMVNPLIYSLRNKEVKAALKRIVRKKGISAEA
- the LOC117051802 gene encoding olfactory receptor-like protein OLF1 isoform X1, with protein sequence MMAQWNQTTVSEFILAGFTNSPVLRISLFAVFLTIYAITLLGNLGMIALIHLDRHLQTPMYFFLSNLSFSDLCYSTVIVPKTLADFLAEKKAISFTGCAAQFYFYAVFATVECLLLAAMAYDRYVAICNPLLYPVVMSRKVCIWLVLASYLAGCANGMIHTNTVFRLPFCGSNVINHFFCDVPLILKLACSNTMLNHILLFVISSLIGLCSFLTILISYIYILITIRRISSSEGRKKTLSTCGSHMMAVTLFYTTILFIYLKPTSSDAGAQDQVAAVFYTVVIPMVNPLIYSLRNKEVKAALKRIVRKKGISAEA